One Shewanella sp. MR-4 DNA window includes the following coding sequences:
- the pilV gene encoding type IV pilus modification protein PilV: MTKFERLTHNRIQRGFSLIEVLVALVILVIGLIGIFNLHIVAKRGSFESFQQTQASYYATDIINRMKLNRTQLTSYEGTYNFEEPPSMAENCEAQLCSPEQMATWDKYDWGRALFGSLEVVGGQNVGGLDTPTACVQVSGNDVLVVIVWKGIRSTNIDTSAVEDISGGCDSEAETPNRRIFSIRTVII, translated from the coding sequence ATGACTAAATTCGAACGATTGACGCATAACAGAATTCAACGGGGCTTCTCTTTAATTGAAGTGCTTGTCGCATTGGTGATTCTAGTGATTGGCTTGATCGGTATTTTTAATTTACACATTGTGGCTAAACGCGGCAGCTTTGAGTCATTTCAACAGACTCAAGCATCTTACTATGCCACTGACATCATTAATAGAATGAAGCTCAATCGTACCCAGCTGACTAGTTATGAGGGAACATATAATTTTGAAGAACCTCCTTCTATGGCGGAGAATTGTGAAGCTCAGCTATGTTCTCCTGAGCAAATGGCGACATGGGACAAATACGATTGGGGCCGTGCTTTATTTGGTTCTTTAGAGGTTGTTGGGGGGCAAAATGTTGGAGGGTTAGATACTCCAACAGCTTGTGTGCAGGTTAGTGGAAATGATGTTTTAGTTGTGATCGTTTGGAAAGGGATCCGTAGCACAAACATTGATACTTCAGCAGTTGAGGATATATCTGGGGGATGTGATTCAGAGGCGGAAACGCCAAATCGTCGTATTTTTTCAATAAGAACAGTGATTATATAG
- the ispH gene encoding 4-hydroxy-3-methylbut-2-enyl diphosphate reductase yields MKLDPTSPSLNIMLANPRGFCAGVDRAISIVERALELFSPPIYVRHEVVHNRYVVQNLKDRGAVFVEELDQVPDNNIVIFSAHGVSQAVRAEAKARGLRVFDATCPLVTKVHLQVTRASRKGIECILIGHEGHPEVEGTMGQYDNPNGGVYLIESPADVETLEVRDPNNLCFVTQTTLSVDDTLDIITALQKRFPSIEGPRKDDICYATQNRQDAVRNLSADVDLLIVVGSKNSSNSNRLRELALKTGTQSYLVDTADDIDSSWFENVTKVAVTAGASAPEVLVQQVVQAIAKLAPSVVTEVEGRKEDTVFAVPAELR; encoded by the coding sequence ATGAAATTAGATCCTACCAGCCCAAGTTTAAATATTATGCTGGCCAATCCTCGCGGCTTTTGTGCTGGTGTGGATCGCGCCATTAGTATTGTCGAGCGCGCACTCGAGTTATTTTCGCCGCCGATTTATGTTCGCCATGAAGTCGTGCATAACCGCTATGTAGTGCAAAATCTGAAGGACCGCGGTGCCGTTTTTGTTGAAGAGTTAGACCAAGTACCAGATAACAATATTGTTATTTTCAGTGCTCATGGAGTTTCTCAGGCAGTGCGTGCCGAGGCTAAGGCGCGTGGGCTGCGAGTTTTCGATGCGACTTGTCCATTAGTCACCAAAGTGCATTTGCAGGTCACCCGTGCGAGCCGAAAGGGGATTGAATGCATTTTGATTGGCCATGAGGGACATCCAGAGGTGGAAGGCACCATGGGGCAATACGATAACCCTAATGGTGGTGTTTATCTGATTGAATCTCCTGCAGATGTCGAAACTTTAGAAGTTCGTGATCCAAATAACCTCTGCTTCGTGACTCAAACGACGCTCTCGGTAGATGATACCCTCGATATTATCACGGCATTGCAAAAGCGTTTTCCTTCGATTGAAGGTCCACGTAAGGATGATATTTGTTATGCGACGCAAAACCGTCAGGATGCAGTGCGTAATTTATCGGCCGATGTGGATTTGTTAATTGTGGTCGGTTCGAAAAACAGTTCTAACTCTAACCGCTTGCGTGAATTGGCATTAAAAACCGGAACTCAATCTTATCTGGTTGATACCGCGGATGATATCGATTCATCTTGGTTTGAAAATGTGACTAAAGTTGCGGTGACCGCTGGCGCATCGGCACCAGAAGTGCTGGTTCAGCAGGTGGTTCAAGCGATTGCAAAATTAGCACCGAGTGTCGTCACCGAAGTTGAAGGGCGTAAAGAAGATACCGTCTTTGCCGTACCTGCGGAATTACGCTAG
- the fkpB gene encoding FKBP-type peptidyl-prolyl cis-trans isomerase: protein MTVTRSLLCHMNIVLEDGSTADSTKASGKPARLNIGDGTLSPAFEAQLVSLNLGDKHSFTLEAVDAFGESNPDAIHYMDRTRFPADMELEVGVIVSFAGPGGSEIPGIVREVAGDSITVDLNHPLAGRKVTFELDVVKVL, encoded by the coding sequence GTGACTGTGACACGTTCGTTATTGTGCCATATGAATATTGTGCTTGAAGATGGTTCGACCGCCGATAGCACTAAAGCCTCGGGTAAGCCAGCACGCCTTAATATCGGCGATGGTACTTTAAGCCCTGCATTTGAAGCGCAACTTGTTTCCTTGAATCTAGGCGATAAGCACAGCTTTACGCTTGAAGCGGTCGATGCCTTTGGTGAGTCAAATCCCGATGCGATTCATTATATGGATAGAACCCGCTTCCCAGCCGATATGGAGCTTGAAGTTGGTGTTATCGTCAGTTTCGCAGGCCCTGGCGGCAGTGAGATCCCCGGAATCGTGCGTGAGGTTGCTGGCGATTCGATTACGGTCGATCTCAATCACCCTCTAGCGGGACGCAAAGTGACATTTGAACTCGACGTGGTGAAGGTACTGTAA
- the lspA gene encoding signal peptidase II: protein MPLTWKDSGLRWYWVVVLVFLADQLSKQWVLANFDLFESVKLLPFFNFTYVRNYGAAFSFLSEAGGWQRWLFTLVAVGFSTLLTVWLRKQSASLWKLNLAYTLVIGGALGNLIDRLMHGFVVDFIDFYWGKSHYPAFNIADSAIFIGAVLIIWDSFFNSKSEQDKTEEVK from the coding sequence ATGCCATTAACTTGGAAAGACAGTGGCTTACGTTGGTATTGGGTAGTTGTATTGGTGTTTTTGGCCGATCAACTATCCAAACAATGGGTCTTAGCCAATTTTGATTTGTTCGAATCGGTGAAGTTATTACCTTTTTTTAATTTCACCTATGTACGTAACTATGGCGCCGCATTTAGCTTTTTAAGTGAAGCAGGCGGTTGGCAACGTTGGTTATTTACCTTAGTGGCTGTTGGTTTCAGTACCTTGTTGACTGTGTGGCTGCGCAAGCAATCGGCATCCCTCTGGAAGTTAAACTTGGCTTACACCTTAGTGATTGGTGGCGCCCTAGGTAACTTAATCGATCGATTGATGCACGGTTTTGTGGTGGATTTTATCGATTTTTATTGGGGTAAGAGCCATTATCCCGCCTTTAATATCGCCGATTCCGCGATTTTTATCGGCGCAGTGCTGATCATTTGGGATTCGTTTTTTAACAGCAAATCCGAACAAGATAAAACCGAAGAGGTGAAGTAG